In Sciurus carolinensis chromosome 13, mSciCar1.2, whole genome shotgun sequence, a genomic segment contains:
- the LOC124963567 gene encoding 60S acidic ribosomal protein P1-like, whose protein sequence is MEHTFTMASLVCIYPNLILYRGRDKNNVIIKTAGVNFGPFWPGWFAKALTIVNIRSLICNVGAGGPAPAGDPVPTTAAPGEEKKEEAKKEESEDSDDDMGFGLFN, encoded by the coding sequence ATGGAGCATACCTTCACCATGGCCTCACTTGTCTGCATCTACCCCAACCTCATCCTGTATAGAGGAAGGGATAAAAACAATGTCATCATTAAAACAGCTGGTGTGAATTTTGGACCTTTTTGGCCTGGCTGGTTTGCAAAGGCCCTGACCATTGTCAATATCAGGAGTCTCATCTGCAATGTGGGGGCTGGTGGACCTGCTCCAGCAGGAGACCCTGTCCCCACCACTGCTGCCCCAggtgaggagaagaaagaggaagcaaagaaagaagaatctGAAGACTCTGATGATGACATGGGATTTGGTCTTTTTAACTAA